One genomic segment of Dysosmobacter sp. Marseille-Q4140 includes these proteins:
- the gap gene encoding type I glyceraldehyde-3-phosphate dehydrogenase produces MNTKIGINGFGRIGRLVFRAALNRDDVEVVGLNDPFMNPEYMAYMLKYDSVHGKFPGEVSSEDGALIVNGKKYPVFTAMDVKDIPWASVGAEYICECTGKHLSKDLCQGHIDAGAKHVVMGAPSKDDTPMFVMGVNHTKYTSDMTFVSNASCTTNCLAPIAKVLHENFGIVEGLMTTVHSVTPTQKLLDGASLKDWRGGRAATGNIIPSSTGAAKAVGKVIPELNGKLTGMSMRVPTLDVSVVDLTAKLAKPATYEQICEAMKAASEGELKGVLGYTDEDVVSSDFLGDPRTSIFDKKAGIALTDTFVKVVSWYDNECGYSNKMVDLIRYMSSVDHK; encoded by the coding sequence ATGAACACCAAAATCGGCATCAATGGCTTTGGCCGCATCGGCCGTCTGGTCTTCCGCGCTGCCCTGAACCGGGACGACGTGGAGGTCGTCGGCCTGAACGATCCCTTCATGAACCCCGAGTATATGGCCTATATGCTCAAGTACGACAGCGTGCACGGCAAGTTCCCCGGCGAGGTCTCTTCCGAGGACGGCGCTCTGATCGTCAACGGCAAGAAGTATCCCGTGTTCACCGCCATGGACGTCAAGGACATTCCCTGGGCCTCTGTGGGCGCTGAGTATATCTGCGAGTGCACCGGCAAGCACCTGAGCAAGGACCTGTGCCAGGGCCACATCGACGCCGGCGCCAAGCACGTCGTCATGGGTGCCCCCTCCAAGGACGACACCCCGATGTTCGTCATGGGCGTCAACCACACCAAGTACACCTCCGACATGACCTTCGTGTCCAACGCCTCCTGCACCACCAACTGCCTGGCTCCCATCGCCAAGGTCCTGCATGAGAACTTCGGCATCGTGGAAGGCCTGATGACCACCGTGCACTCCGTCACTCCCACCCAGAAGCTGCTGGACGGCGCTTCCCTGAAGGACTGGCGCGGCGGCCGTGCCGCTACCGGCAACATCATCCCCTCCTCCACCGGCGCCGCCAAGGCCGTGGGCAAGGTTATCCCCGAGCTCAACGGCAAGCTGACCGGTATGTCCATGCGCGTTCCCACCCTGGACGTGTCCGTCGTGGACCTGACCGCCAAGCTGGCTAAGCCCGCCACCTATGAGCAGATCTGCGAGGCCATGAAGGCCGCCTCCGAGGGCGAGCTGAAGGGCGTTCTGGGTTACACCGACGAGGACGTTGTCTCCTCCGACTTCCTGGGCGATCCCCGCACCTCCATCTTCGACAAGAAGGCCGGCATCGCTCTGACCGACACCTTCGTGAAGGTCGTCTCCTGGTACGACAACGAGTGCGGCTACTCCAACAAGATGGTGGACCTGATCCGCTACATGTCCTCTGTGGATCACAAGTAA
- a CDS encoding LacI family DNA-binding transcriptional regulator: MKVTISDVAKLAGVSTATVSHTINNTRYVSNETKEKVYKAIAELGYTPDASARSFRTGKKRTIGFIVPDIANKFFATMIEAVENYLSAHGYQLIIANTKENMEREETNIRLLTAGLVDGLLIASTMDDFQRFDALIPAGFPVVLVDRTFPAKKYSSICVSNFQPIYRSVCRLAGKGDRRIGIIGGLPRLSTTTERISAYQQAMADCGLPEDPDLIRYGDSMEKSAAGCLEELLDRQCDAIIVCQGLMASETIIYLHQKGIQLAQDIDLVSFVDYDSDVYALYADQMDTIIQPVEELGEAAGEQILRRVEEPDAPIFEKVLTSAYKPYNQTRSWTHSER; the protein is encoded by the coding sequence ATGAAAGTTACGATTTCGGATGTGGCCAAGCTGGCGGGGGTCTCCACCGCCACGGTCTCCCACACCATCAACAACACCCGTTACGTCTCCAATGAGACCAAGGAGAAGGTCTACAAGGCCATTGCGGAGCTGGGCTACACGCCGGACGCCTCCGCCCGCAGCTTCCGCACCGGAAAGAAGCGGACCATCGGCTTTATTGTGCCCGATATCGCCAATAAATTCTTCGCCACCATGATCGAGGCGGTGGAAAATTATCTCTCCGCCCACGGCTATCAGCTGATCATCGCCAACACCAAGGAGAATATGGAGCGGGAAGAGACCAACATCCGCCTGCTGACCGCCGGGCTGGTGGACGGACTGCTGATCGCCAGCACCATGGATGATTTCCAGCGCTTTGACGCGCTGATCCCCGCCGGCTTCCCGGTGGTGCTGGTGGACCGGACCTTCCCGGCGAAGAAGTACTCCTCCATCTGCGTGTCCAACTTCCAGCCCATTTACCGCAGTGTCTGCCGCCTGGCGGGAAAGGGCGACCGCCGCATCGGCATCATCGGCGGCCTGCCCCGCCTGTCCACCACCACGGAGCGCATCTCCGCCTATCAGCAGGCCATGGCCGACTGCGGACTGCCGGAGGATCCGGATCTGATCCGCTACGGCGACTCCATGGAAAAGAGCGCCGCCGGCTGCCTGGAGGAGCTGCTGGACCGCCAGTGCGACGCCATCATCGTCTGCCAGGGCCTCATGGCCTCGGAGACCATTATCTACCTGCACCAGAAGGGCATCCAGCTGGCCCAGGACATCGACCTAGTCAGCTTTGTGGACTACGACTCCGACGTCTACGCGCTCTATGCCGACCAGATGGACACCATCATCCAGCCGGTGGAGGAGTTGGGCGAGGCCGCCGGGGAGCAGATCCTCCGCCGGGTGGAGGAGCCGGATGCTCCTATCTTTGAAAAGGTGCTGACCTCCGCCTACAAGCCCTATAACCAGACCCGCTCCTGGACCCACTCGGAGCGCTGA
- a CDS encoding beta-lactamase family protein — protein sequence MKQRTRWSALLLALTLALSLTVSAAAEETTADPVEEAIAAAATFGGAVSIQYALWQDGAVTDTGASGVYSKTENRALTEDNLYGIGSVSKIYTTVAVMQLAEQGKVSLDAPVTRYLKDFRMADSRYKDITVRMLLNHSSGIMGTGLAGAILFDDADPSATDGLLEALSTQRLIADPGAYSVYCNDGFTLAELVVEAVSGMDFMDYVDRYILDPIGLDDTYAPGGDFDTARLAKTYSGSSTEALPVDSLNAIGAGGLYATASDLASFGGALTGTKLLKESSLEAMAYPEYSRGIWPDDTLDTLAYGLGWDNVEGFPFCQSDITALTKGGDTLRYHAALVVLPEYGMAAAVVTSGGTSTYNQLAATQILAAALAEEGVSVDQTIPALPEAEPAPLPAELKQYAGYYGSTSLQYHIELADDGTLTMTCPTYPTMVPAQTFTYCADGTFRDATGTAALSFVKEDNGEIYLYQKAVSALPGLGALPVSNYAAVKLPDNAVTEEVQALWDQVLTMSILPMTEKYSSQVYLSLSETAAEASAPIPGYLGPDRIADETSALFAVALPGVGGRDGMDYTRQVRDGVTWLTVRGSVYMEASGAPQLFTGSGWAYSTIQPDGYARWYQVGSAAGKTMTVQAPEDAGFWVYDASGKVAASSVLGDTGAVTLPEGGMVVFAGEAGARFHLRFAA from the coding sequence ATGAAGCAGCGAACCCGTTGGAGCGCCCTGCTGTTGGCGCTGACCCTGGCCCTGAGCCTGACGGTCTCCGCCGCCGCGGAGGAGACCACCGCGGATCCGGTGGAGGAGGCCATCGCCGCCGCGGCCACCTTCGGCGGTGCCGTCAGCATCCAGTATGCCCTGTGGCAGGACGGCGCCGTCACCGACACCGGCGCCAGCGGCGTCTACTCCAAGACGGAAAACCGGGCTCTGACCGAGGACAACCTCTACGGCATCGGCTCCGTCAGCAAGATCTACACCACCGTGGCGGTGATGCAGCTGGCGGAACAGGGCAAAGTGTCCCTGGACGCCCCGGTGACCCGCTACCTCAAGGACTTCCGGATGGCCGACAGCCGCTACAAGGACATCACCGTCCGGATGCTGCTGAACCACTCCTCCGGCATCATGGGCACGGGCCTGGCCGGCGCCATCCTCTTTGACGACGCCGACCCCTCCGCCACCGACGGTCTGCTGGAGGCCCTGTCCACCCAGCGGCTCATCGCCGATCCCGGCGCGTACAGCGTCTACTGCAACGACGGCTTCACCCTGGCGGAGCTGGTGGTGGAGGCCGTCAGCGGCATGGACTTCATGGATTACGTGGACCGGTACATCCTGGACCCCATCGGTCTGGACGACACCTACGCCCCCGGCGGCGACTTCGACACCGCCCGACTGGCCAAGACCTACTCCGGCAGCAGCACCGAGGCCCTGCCGGTGGACTCCCTGAACGCCATAGGCGCCGGCGGCCTGTACGCCACCGCCTCGGATCTGGCATCCTTCGGCGGCGCCCTGACCGGCACCAAGCTGCTCAAGGAGTCCTCCCTGGAGGCCATGGCCTATCCCGAGTACAGCCGCGGCATCTGGCCCGACGACACCCTGGATACCCTGGCCTACGGCCTGGGCTGGGACAACGTGGAGGGGTTCCCCTTCTGCCAGAGCGATATCACCGCCCTGACCAAGGGCGGCGACACCCTGCGCTATCACGCCGCCCTGGTGGTGCTGCCGGAGTACGGCATGGCGGCGGCGGTGGTCACCTCCGGCGGCACCTCCACCTATAACCAGCTGGCCGCCACGCAGATCCTGGCCGCCGCCCTGGCGGAGGAGGGCGTGAGCGTGGACCAGACCATCCCCGCCCTGCCGGAGGCGGAGCCCGCTCCCCTGCCGGCGGAGCTGAAGCAGTACGCCGGGTACTACGGCTCCACCTCCCTCCAGTACCACATCGAGCTGGCCGACGACGGCACGCTCACCATGACCTGCCCCACCTATCCCACCATGGTCCCGGCCCAGACCTTCACCTACTGCGCCGACGGCACCTTCCGGGATGCCACCGGCACCGCCGCGCTGTCCTTCGTGAAGGAGGACAACGGGGAGATCTACCTCTATCAGAAGGCCGTCTCCGCCCTGCCGGGCCTGGGGGCGCTGCCGGTGTCCAACTACGCGGCGGTGAAGCTGCCGGACAACGCAGTGACGGAGGAGGTCCAGGCCCTGTGGGACCAGGTCCTCACCATGAGCATCCTGCCCATGACTGAGAAATACAGCTCCCAGGTCTACCTGTCCCTCAGCGAGACCGCCGCCGAGGCCTCTGCGCCCATTCCGGGCTATCTGGGACCGGACCGGATCGCGGATGAGACCAGCGCCCTCTTTGCCGTGGCCCTGCCCGGCGTGGGCGGCCGGGACGGCATGGACTACACCCGTCAGGTCCGGGACGGCGTCACCTGGCTCACCGTCCGGGGCAGCGTCTACATGGAGGCCTCCGGCGCGCCGCAGCTCTTCACCGGCTCCGGCTGGGCCTACTCCACCATCCAGCCCGACGGCTACGCCCGCTGGTATCAGGTGGGCTCCGCCGCCGGAAAGACCATGACGGTCCAGGCGCCGGAGGACGCCGGCTTCTGGGTCTACGACGCCTCCGGCAAGGTGGCCGCCTCCTCCGTGCTGGGTGACACCGGCGCCGTGACGCTGCCGGAGGGCGGCATGGTGGTCTTTGCCGGCGAGGCCGGCGCCCGGTTCCACCTGCGCTTTGCCGCCTGA
- a CDS encoding helix-turn-helix transcriptional regulator, producing the protein METRRFERIRALREDADLTHAAVGRAINVPQRTYAYYESGQRMLPPQVLCALADFYGVSVDDLLGRTDVRETNR; encoded by the coding sequence ATGGAGACACGGCGATTTGAGCGGATTCGGGCCCTCCGGGAGGACGCGGACCTGACCCATGCGGCGGTGGGGCGGGCCATCAATGTGCCCCAGCGGACCTATGCCTATTATGAGAGCGGACAGCGGATGCTCCCGCCCCAGGTGCTCTGTGCCCTGGCAGACTTCTACGGCGTCAGCGTGGATGATCTGCTGGGTCGGACGGACGTCCGGGAGACGAACCGATAG
- a CDS encoding MFS transporter, which produces MSAFPSLRRLNGLYILLHLVYWAMFAAFAGYQTALVLNRGFSSADAGVFVAIRCLAGIFAQPLIGSWADRHRTVPLKRILVVCLLAALAVNGVLIAARPGFWGMAAIFLALGVLELNAYPLLDSMAVQFISVGLEIRYSLCRGLGSLSYAVSCVLLGRQAAALGVETLLWTHLGLLILMILVSAAFPAFPQEALPPLAEGERPHSVWYLIRSSRSFAWMLAAVFFALAAVMPIVSFMVSLVGEQGGDESHLGLALFLMAASELPAALLFPALHRRLGSGGTLALSVVFMGLKPLFFLLAPDLWWLLAVQPVQMLGYGLFTPASVYYANENVSQADRIQGQSVMMMASNGLGAMFGNLLAGYAVDWGGCGAMLGLCLGLGVVGMVCCAVSLRTGRRR; this is translated from the coding sequence GTGAGCGCGTTTCCCTCCCTGCGGCGGCTCAACGGGCTGTACATCCTGCTGCACCTGGTCTACTGGGCCATGTTCGCAGCCTTTGCCGGATACCAGACCGCCCTGGTGCTGAACCGCGGCTTTTCCAGCGCGGACGCCGGGGTCTTTGTGGCCATCCGGTGTCTGGCGGGGATCTTTGCCCAGCCCCTGATCGGCAGCTGGGCCGACCGGCACCGGACGGTGCCTCTGAAACGGATTCTGGTGGTGTGCCTGCTGGCAGCCCTGGCCGTCAACGGCGTGCTGATCGCCGCCCGTCCCGGCTTCTGGGGCATGGCGGCCATCTTCCTGGCCCTGGGCGTGCTGGAACTCAACGCCTATCCCCTGCTGGACTCCATGGCGGTGCAGTTTATCAGCGTGGGGCTGGAGATACGGTACAGTCTGTGCCGGGGTCTCGGGTCTTTGTCCTATGCCGTGTCCTGCGTGCTGCTGGGACGGCAGGCGGCGGCCCTGGGGGTGGAGACGCTGCTGTGGACCCACCTGGGCCTGCTGATACTGATGATCCTGGTCTCCGCCGCCTTTCCGGCCTTCCCCCAGGAGGCGCTGCCGCCGCTGGCCGAGGGGGAGCGGCCCCACTCCGTGTGGTATCTGATCCGCTCCAGCCGCTCCTTTGCCTGGATGCTGGCGGCGGTGTTTTTCGCCCTGGCGGCGGTCATGCCCATCGTCAGCTTCATGGTCTCCCTGGTAGGCGAGCAGGGCGGCGACGAGAGCCATCTGGGCCTGGCCCTGTTTTTGATGGCCGCCTCGGAGCTGCCGGCAGCCCTGCTGTTCCCGGCCCTGCACCGGAGGCTGGGCAGCGGCGGAACTCTGGCGCTGTCCGTGGTGTTCATGGGGCTCAAGCCGCTCTTCTTCCTGCTGGCGCCGGACCTGTGGTGGCTGCTGGCGGTCCAGCCGGTCCAGATGCTGGGCTACGGCCTGTTCACCCCCGCCTCGGTATACTACGCCAACGAAAACGTGTCCCAGGCGGACCGGATCCAGGGCCAGTCGGTGATGATGATGGCCTCCAACGGCCTGGGGGCCATGTTCGGCAACCTCCTGGCGGGCTATGCCGTGGACTGGGGCGGCTGCGGCGCCATGCTGGGGCTGTGCCTTGGCCTGGGCGTCGTGGGTATGGTCTGCTGCGCCGTGTCATTGCGGACCGGACGGAGAAGATAA
- a CDS encoding pyridoxamine kinase: MMTPRVAAIHDMSGFGRCSLTVAIPILSAMGVQCCPLPTAFLSTHTGGFEGFTFLDMTDEMPKVAAHWKQLDLGFRALYSGFLGSERQIGIVEDFIQNFRADGTIVVVDPVMGDHGKVYQTYTPAMCAGTAHLAAQADVITPNLTEAALLLGIPYEDLPAGEAGCREIVEKLSLEGRRSVVLTGAAAGEDATGAVCFDAADGRVHTVQTERVPREFHGTGDVFASVLTGALVQGASLTEAARAAVDFVKLCAERTAAEGLPMREGVDFEPLLGALTAWGART, encoded by the coding sequence ATGATGACACCCCGCGTCGCCGCCATCCACGATATGTCCGGCTTCGGCCGCTGCTCATTGACCGTGGCCATCCCCATCCTCTCCGCCATGGGCGTCCAGTGCTGCCCCCTGCCCACTGCTTTTCTCTCCACCCATACCGGCGGGTTCGAGGGCTTCACCTTCCTGGACATGACCGACGAGATGCCCAAGGTGGCCGCCCACTGGAAGCAGCTGGATCTGGGCTTCCGGGCCCTGTACAGCGGCTTTCTGGGCAGCGAGCGGCAGATCGGCATTGTGGAGGACTTTATCCAAAACTTCCGCGCCGACGGCACCATCGTGGTGGTGGACCCGGTCATGGGCGACCATGGGAAGGTCTACCAGACCTACACCCCTGCCATGTGCGCCGGCACCGCCCACCTGGCCGCCCAGGCCGACGTCATCACCCCCAACCTCACCGAGGCAGCCCTGCTGCTGGGCATCCCCTACGAGGACCTGCCCGCCGGAGAGGCCGGCTGCCGGGAGATCGTGGAAAAGCTGAGCCTGGAGGGCCGGCGCTCCGTGGTGCTGACCGGTGCCGCCGCCGGAGAGGACGCCACCGGCGCCGTGTGCTTTGACGCCGCCGACGGCCGCGTCCACACCGTCCAGACGGAGCGGGTGCCCCGGGAATTCCACGGCACTGGAGACGTGTTCGCCAGTGTCCTCACCGGCGCCCTGGTTCAGGGCGCCAGCCTGACCGAGGCCGCCCGGGCCGCCGTGGATTTCGTGAAGCTCTGCGCGGAGCGGACGGCAGCGGAGGGCCTGCCCATGCGGGAGGGCGTGGACTTCGAGCCCCTGCTGGGGGCGCTGACCGCCTGGGGGGCACGGACGTGA
- a CDS encoding TrpB-like pyridoxal phosphate-dependent enzyme, with protein sequence MTFEKIPYKIYLSEDELPRNWYNVRADMKNKPAPLLNPATGAPMGYEDLRPVFCDELIRQELNNDDREIPIPQEIRDFYKMYRPAPLIRAYCLEEKLQTPAKIYYKFEGNNTSGSHKLNSAIAQAYYAKNQGLKGVTTETGAGQWGTALSMACSYLGLDCQVYMVKVSYEQKPFRREVMRTYGAAVTPSPSETTNVGRAILKAHPGTTGSLGCAISEAVEAAASQPGYRYVLGSVLNQVLLHQSIIGLEAKAALDKYNVTPDIIIGCAGGGSNLGGLISPFMGEKLRGEKDYRFIAVEPASCPSLTRGRFAYDFCDTGMVCPLAKMYTLGSNFIPSANHAGGLRYHGMSPVLSQLYHDGYMEAVSVEQTKVFEAAEQFARVEGILPAPESSHAIRVAIDEAMKCKETGEEKTILFGLTGTGYFDMVAYEKFHNGQMTDYIPSDEELEKSFSQLPKVPALD encoded by the coding sequence ATGACATTCGAAAAAATCCCCTACAAGATCTACCTGTCTGAAGACGAGCTGCCCCGGAATTGGTACAATGTGCGGGCCGATATGAAGAATAAGCCCGCTCCCCTGCTGAATCCCGCCACCGGCGCCCCCATGGGCTACGAGGACCTGCGCCCCGTGTTCTGCGACGAGCTGATCCGCCAGGAGCTCAACAACGATGACCGGGAGATCCCCATTCCCCAGGAGATCCGGGACTTCTACAAGATGTACCGGCCCGCGCCCCTGATCCGCGCCTACTGCCTGGAGGAAAAGCTCCAGACTCCCGCCAAGATCTACTACAAGTTCGAGGGCAACAACACCTCCGGCTCCCACAAGCTCAACTCCGCCATTGCCCAGGCCTACTACGCCAAGAACCAGGGCCTCAAGGGCGTCACCACTGAGACCGGCGCCGGCCAGTGGGGCACGGCCCTCTCCATGGCCTGTTCCTATCTGGGCCTGGACTGCCAGGTGTACATGGTGAAGGTCAGCTACGAGCAAAAGCCCTTCCGCCGGGAGGTCATGCGGACCTACGGCGCCGCCGTCACCCCCTCCCCCTCCGAGACCACCAACGTGGGCCGGGCCATTTTGAAGGCCCATCCCGGCACCACCGGCTCTCTGGGCTGCGCCATTTCCGAGGCCGTGGAGGCCGCCGCCAGCCAGCCAGGCTACCGCTACGTGCTGGGCAGCGTTTTGAACCAGGTGCTGCTGCACCAGTCCATCATCGGCCTGGAGGCCAAAGCAGCCCTGGACAAGTACAACGTGACCCCCGATATCATCATCGGCTGTGCCGGCGGCGGCAGCAATCTGGGCGGATTGATCTCCCCCTTTATGGGCGAGAAGCTCCGGGGTGAGAAGGACTATCGCTTCATCGCCGTGGAGCCCGCCTCCTGCCCCAGCCTCACCCGGGGCAGGTTCGCCTATGACTTCTGCGACACCGGCATGGTCTGCCCCCTGGCCAAGATGTACACCCTGGGCAGCAACTTCATCCCCTCCGCCAATCACGCCGGCGGCCTGCGGTACCACGGCATGAGCCCCGTTCTCTCCCAGCTCTATCACGACGGCTACATGGAGGCCGTGTCCGTGGAACAGACCAAGGTCTTTGAGGCCGCGGAACAGTTCGCCCGGGTGGAGGGCATCCTGCCCGCCCCGGAGTCCAGCCACGCCATCCGGGTGGCCATTGACGAGGCCATGAAGTGCAAGGAGACCGGCGAGGAAAAGACCATTCTCTTCGGCCTCACCGGCACCGGCTACTTCGACATGGTGGCCTATGAGAAGTTCCACAACGGCCAGATGACCGACTATATCCCCTCCGATGAGGAGTTGGAAAA